The Tigriopus californicus strain San Diego chromosome 5, Tcal_SD_v2.1, whole genome shotgun sequence genome includes a region encoding these proteins:
- the LOC131880473 gene encoding kanadaptin-like, producing MANVQEHHENGEKARQTDNVDHPPSLGIAHEFAKPMSVPAQTARPTLAPNQLSHSDEPVKAPPLPSEGLTSGSVPPPNPTNPPKPTPLSAHASPETPVTAKTVPRLDYEAPPWSGLAPPGYHLEVIKNGSIVSTHDLSGLGVFTMGRWTECHLTLDHPSLSRYHAVLQYRSTPDPPRYPAGFYLQDLDSTHGTYHNKKRCFPRKFYPLRVGHTVKLGGSSRLLILQGPSEDQEAESELSAHELMAQANHHKAQAQIQAQAQREPIERAEAAEKEMGVSWGMAEDAQEEPDMDHNPFALPDQTDESLYLDDPKRTLRGWFEREGHDLEYECVEQGYATFKCTVTLPLETGSVVAESVVKGKKKEAVVQCALEACRMLDRLGQLRQSHQESRAKKVIKRWEDDDFYASDEDEFLDRTGTIAKKRQVRMQMAGKGETPAVETFESLTLKHERVMEEKAKAQHELSVAVEHSKQSKTETDDLDQFMASLKSGGNQDKSTISKLKLRVTELQKEASQLEKLIEITRPTSLPALQAASHPASPSSVDSTSKPKSRFAGVLVGKRGASNKLRTIATTSSSRKPSCSSSPDVPSQVALDETDSKPSAVKEIQTNVKISSSPELSKSPGPSLQASSGGINHEPGAMQAQTISPPQKSPTRELGSLQAKVDRTAQKRKNAIGSKKTALDHGSLKRTVEKCRKDEEKVQGDYDSSDPKYATWMPPEGQSGDGRTSLNEKYGY from the coding sequence ATGGCCAACGTCCAAGAACACCATGAGAACGGAGAAAAGGCACGCCAGACAGACAACGTGGACCACCCGCCGTCCCTCGGGATAGCCCATGAATTCGCCAAACCCATGAGCGTCCCCGCTCAAACCGCCAGACCCACTTTGGCCCCCAACCAGCTCTCCCATTCCGATGAACCCGTGAAAGCGCCGCCATTACCATCCGAGGGGCTCACGTCCGGCTCCGTCCCCCCGCCCAACCCGACCAACCCGCCCAAGCCGACGCCCCTCTCAGCTCACGCCTCGCCCGAGACGCCGGTCACAGCTAAGACAGTGCCCCGTCTGGACTATGAAGCCCCGCCGTGGAGTGGCCTGGCCCCGCCCGGTTATCATCTAGAGGTCATTAAGAACGGCTCGATCGTGTCCACTCACGACTTGAGCGGGCTTGGGGTGTTCACCATGGGGCGTTGGACCGAGTGCCATCTCACGTTGGACCACCCCTCATTGTCCCGCTATCACGCGGTTTTGCAGTACCGCTCCACGCCGGATCCGCCCCGATATCCGGCCGGGTTCTACTTGCAGGATTTGGATTCCACCCACGGGACCTATCACAACAAGAAACGGTGCTTTCCCCGCAAGTTCTATCCGCTCCGCGTGGGTCACACCGTGAAATTGGGCGGCAGTTCCCGATTGCTGATCCTCCAAGGCCCGTCCGAAGATCAGGAAGCCGAGAGTGAGCTCAGTGCCCATGAGCTCATGGCCCAAGCCAACCACCACAAAGCTCAGGCCCAGATCCAAGCCCAAGCCCAGCGGGAGCCAATTGAGCGTGCTGAAGCCGCGGAAAAAGAAATGGGCGTGTCTTGGGGCATGGCGGAGGATGCGCAAGAAGAACCGGACATGGACCACAATCCCTTCGCCCTTCCGGACCAAACGGACGAGTCCCTATATTTGGATGACCCCAAACGCACTCTGCGGGGTTGGTTTGAGCGCGAGGGTCATGACCTGGAGTACGAGTGTGTGGAGCAAGGCTATGCCACCTTCAAGTGCACCGTCACGTTGCCATTGGAGACGGGTTCCGTGGTGGCCGAGAGTGTGGTCAAGGGCAAGAAGAAAGAAGCGGTCGTCCAATGCGCGTTGGAAGCGTGTCGAATGCTAGATCGCCTGGGTCAGCTGCGCCAATCGCATCAAGAAAGTCGGGCTAAGAAAGTGATCAAGCGGTGGGAAGACGACGATTTTTATGCCAGTGACGAAGACGAATTTCTCGACCGCACGGGCACCATTGCCAAGAAGCGGCAGGTGCGCATGCAAATGGCCGGTAAGGGTGAGACCCCAGCCGTGGAAACTTTTGAATCCTTGACCCTCAAACATGAACGTGTGATGGAGGAGAAGGCGAAAGCCCAGCACGAACTTAGTGTAGCCGTTGAGCATTCCAAACAGTCCAAAACCGAGACCGACGATTTGGATCAATTTATGGCCAGTTTGAAGTCCGGTGGCAATCAAGACAAAAGTACCATCAGTAAACTAAAGCTGAGAGTGACCGAGCTACAAAAGGAGGCTAGCCAATTAGAAAAGCTCATAGAAATAACTCGACCCACGAGTTTGCCCGCACTTCAAGCCGCTAGCCATCCCGCCTCGCCCTCGTCTGTAGATTCGACTTCGAAACCCAAGTCTAGATTTGCCGGTGTTTTAGTCGGCAAACGAGGTGCGTCCAACAAATTGCGTACTATCGCCACTACTTCCTCATCTAGGAAGCCATCTTGCTCAAGCTCGCCAGATGTGCCGTCTCAGGTGGCGTTAGACGAGACGGACTCAAAACCATCGGCCGTTAAAGAGATCCAGACAAATGTCAAGATCTCATCATCACCTGAGCTCTCGAAGTCGCCGGGTCCTAGCCTTCAAGCCTCATCTGGAGGGATCAATCACGAACCTGGTGCCATGCAAGCCCAGACCATTTCTCCCCCTCAAAAGAGCCCAACTCGGGAGCTTGGTTCTCTCCAAGCCAAAGTAGATAGAACGGCTCAAAAACGGAAGAATGCTATAGGTTCCAAAAAAACCGCCCTGGACCATGGAAGTTTAAAGCGAACGGTGGAGAAATGCCGtaaagatgaagaaaaggtGCAAGGTGATTACGATAGCTCCGATCCCAAGTATGCCACATGGATGCCACCAGAAGGGCAAAGTGGCGATGGACGGACAAGTTTAAATGAGAAGTATGGTTATTAA
- the LOC131880474 gene encoding GPI mannosyltransferase 2-like, with amino-acid sequence MISLRHKVWWWAVYGRGFVITIQILCHLSRPGRPSQAEDDGFQWVQLEPDLPSSPERSSPAPPSFETLIDHFIGFLSEGGIRGDAQHILHVANNGYTFEDQLFVLPLYPLVIQSLAQGSHWLVGDGRWLTYISWLKLMAVMVNGVLFVLAADLLYSLSRRVLQDEYLAYKAALFFCLNPASTYFSAPYTETMYSVFSLGAMLAIDDHLSLKSGVLLALASGTRANGVINIGFVIYKSLTVVSTKTILFVRAKKEHGGPNATQTRVRKPKIYDIFPDLAMQAIIPGIANIILCFAPMVAFQWYAFTTFCDAKREEIHFPAALKNVARNQGYVFPGNLKELPWCQHDPPLSYPWLRPEHWGLGFLTYWEWETKQLWQAALAAPALGLILWQLVAFMKIHKKYALRLGLVDNSLLGIPRLKDPPLTTTWTLPRECFVYIVHSALLAIICLFFNRIQVGTRLICSSSPVLYWIAALLTTPSEDELVPIETGKVNREPLAGSGTDALSPITDKERLREERRVWFRVEKARNLNTRSSTILLQEVIHNEVVVLNNTSISRHRKHPAPQDVKCNLDIRGQSALSPGTCCYWFRLSRCITPTCIVLSKEASEN; translated from the exons ATGATCTCCTTACGACACAAGGTGTGGTGGTGGGCGGTCTATGGACGGGGCTTCGTCATCACGATCCAG ATCTTATGTCACTTGAGTCGACCGGGTCGACCCTCCCAGGCCGAAGACGACGGGTTTCAATGGGTTCAGCTGGAGCCGGATTTGCCTTCATCCCCCGAGCGATCCAGCCCCGCCCCGCCCTCTTTCGAAACGCTCATTGATCATTTCATCGGTTTCTTGAGTGAGGGCGGGATCCGCGGGGACGCCCAGCACATACTTCACGTGGCCAATAACGGCTATACCTTCGAAGATCAGCTCTTCGTCTTACCCCTGTACCCTCTGGTCATTCAGAGCCTAGCTCAAGGCAGCCATTGGCTGGTGGGCGATGGGCGATGGCTGACTTACATATCTTGGCTCAAGCTCATGGCTGTGATGGTGAATGGCGTACTCTTTGTGCTAGCCGCAGATCTGTTGTATTCCTTGTCCCGGCGAGTCTTGCAGGACGAGTATCTGGCCTACAAAGCCGCCCTCTTCTTCTGCCTCAATCCGGCTTCAACCTACTTCTCCGCTCCTTACACGGAGACCATGTATTCGGTGTTTTCATTGGGTGCCATGTTGGCCATCGATGATCACCTCAGCTTGAAAAGTGGCGTGCTTTTGGCTCTGGCCAGCGGCACTCGGGCCAATGGCGTCATCAACATCGGCTTCGTCATCTACAAGAGTTTGACCGTCGTCTCAACCAAGACCATTCTGTTTGTCCGGGCCAAGAAAGAGCACGGAGGGCCCAACGCCACCCAGACACGAGTCCGAAAGCCAAAGATCTACGACATTTTCCCGGATTTGGCCATGCAAGCCATTATCCCGGGCATTGCCAATATCATCTTGTGCTTCGCTCCCATGGTGGCTTTTCAATGGTACGCCTTCACCACATTCTGTGATGCGAAGCGCGAGGAGATCCATTTCCCTGCCGCTCTCAAAAACGTGGCTCGAAACCAAGGTTATGTGTTTCCGGGCAACTTGAAAGAATTGCCATGGTGCCAACACGATCCTCCTCTGTCTTATCCTTGGCTACGACCGGAACATTGGGGCTTGGGATTCCTGACTTATTGGGAATGGGAAACGAAACAGCTTTGGCAAGCAGCTCTGGCAGCTCCGGCCTTGG GCCTTATTTTGTGGCAACTAGTGGCATTTATGAAGATTCACAAGAAATACGCTCTACGCTTGGGCCTAGTCGATAATTCTCTTCTGGGAATTCCTCGTCTCAAAGATCCCCCTCTGACCACGACTTGGACATTGCCACGGGAGTGTTTTGTGTATATCGTTCACTCTGCCCTTTTGGCCATTATATGTCTCTTCTTCAACAGGATTCAG GTTGGGACTCGACTGATTTGTTCCAGCTCACCCGTTCTCTATTGGATAGCAGCACTTCTGACCACGCCTTCTGAGGACGAATTAGTTCCCATCGAGACGGGTAAAGTCAATCGTGAACCCCTGGCCGGATCTGGAACTGACGCCCTCAGTCCAATCACGGACAAAGAACGCCTCCGTGAAGAACGACGCGTTTGGTTCCGAGTAGAGAAGGCGAGGAATCTGAACACTCGAAGTTCCACCATCCTGCTACAGGAAGTAATCCACAATGAAGTGG TGGTCTTGAACAACACCTCAATCTCTCGACATCGTAAACATCCAGCGCCTCAAGATGTAAAATGTAATCTCGACATTCGTGGCCAAAGTGCTTTGTCCCCCGGAACCTGTTGTTATTGGTTCAGATTGAGTAGATGTATAACACCCACATGTATCGTTTTATCAAAGGAAGCtagtgaaaattga
- the LOC131880475 gene encoding uncharacterized protein LOC131880475, with amino-acid sequence MRLKRKPFAGLALVSGQVVLLWSLSVLAVQQVPCSPSVEDGLHQRYVECTKSSREAILKKSHATRTFSSSADTSSQPDVVALEGQIQSRFLASRSMSIPEEHHVEATQSNRNSSRKAVVIQPLLSSLWDDLPENITLKCELITAVLDQCSVVYAQCFNQTELRQHQDTQLELLLHIEKQKKAHEDLDLCPVVREYKESGRREKLYPTALCTEHQVLIMTNGYNECTQQTNHDMQNNMSHNIKNRHAMMDIMCDGMFKAVHECSELLKECYSPANVEETKESQKILMEQIFNRVVSDGRTRMHISDCRMYGGTFGLNRAAHSLSSPDQIALMVGLGMVLAAYI; translated from the exons ATGAGGCTCAAGAGGAAGCCTTTTGCTGGTCTAGCATTGGTTTCTGGACAAGTGGTGCTTCTGTGGTCACTGAGTGTTTTGGCTGTCCAACAAGTTCCGTGTTCCCCGTCGGTTGAGGATGGGCTTCACCAACGTTACGTGGAATGCACCAAGTCCAGTCGAGAAGCCATTCTCAAAAAGAGCCATGCCACCAGAACATTCTCATCCAGTGCCGACACTTCCAGCCAGCCCGATGTGGTTGCCCTAGAGGGACAAATTCAATCACGTTTTCTCGCGTCCAGATCCATGTCCATCCCTGAGGAGCATCACGTAGAGGCCACCCAGTCGAATAGGAATAGCAGCCGAAAGGCCGTGGTGATCCAGCCATTACTTTCCTCACTCTGGGATGACTTGCCAGAGAATATAACACTCAAATGTGAACTGATCACTGCGGTTTTGGACCAATGCTCAGTCGTATATGCCCAATGCTTCAATCAGACCGAATTAAG ACAACACCAAGACACACAGCTGGAGCTGCTGCTTCACATTGAGAAGCAGAAAAAGGCCCACGAGGATTTGGACTTGTGCCCCGTGGTTCGAGAGTACAAAGAAAGTGGTCGACGAGAGAAGCTCTATCCCACGGCGCTTTGCACTGAACACCAAGTGCTCATTATGACCAATGG CTACAATGAGTGCACTCAACAGACTAATCACGACATGCAGAATAATATGTCACACAACATCAAAAACCGTCATGCCATGATGGATATCATGTGTGACGGCATGTTCAAG GCCGTTCATGAGTGTTCCGAGCTTTTGAAGGAGTGCTATTCTCCCGCCAATGTGGAGGAGACAAAAGAGAGCCAAAAGATTCTCATGGAACAGATCTTCAACCGAGTGGTGAGTGATGGGCGAACGCGGATGCACATCTCGGATTGTCGAATGTACGGAGGAACGTTTGGACTCAACAGAGCCGCCCACTCATTGTCCAGCCCAGATCAAATCGCCTTGATGGTCGGTCTGGGAATGGTGCTTGCCGCTTACATTTGA